The Carboxydocella sporoproducens DSM 16521 genomic sequence GGTTGTAGAAGAAGTGGATGAAAAGCGTTTTCTCAACGGAAAAGCCATCAGGGTCAGTATCTTTCTTTCAGTTTTCAATGTTCATCTCAATCGCTGTCCCATTGCCGGTACTATTGCGTATACTGCTTTTGAAAAGGGTCAGATGCTGCCAGCTTATAAGCCGGAAGCTGCCAAACTCAATGAAAAGAACTTCATCGGCATTGAAAATAACAATTTCAGGGTACTAGTAGTGCAGATTTCCGGACTAATTGCCCGTACCATTGTCAGCTGGGTTAAAACCGGTGATAAGGTGGCAAAAGGGGAAATTTATGGTCTGATCAAGTTTGGCTCCTGTACAGAGATTTATTTTCCAGCCAGTTGCGAAGTACTGGTAAAACCAGGGGATAAAGTAGTTGGGGGCATTACAGCGGTAGGGAGGTATGCAGCAGCTTCAGAAAACTAGACTATAATTGATTGTATTTAACTGTTTTGCTACATTAAAAGTATGGAACTATTATCCATTGGAGAAGCAGCAAAGT encodes the following:
- a CDS encoding phosphatidylserine decarboxylase family protein, which gives rise to MRQPYPIAREAFPYLIFLGIITVLVALWSFWAALVPLTLFLFTAFFFRNPKRQIPTDPELILSPADGRVMVVEEVDEKRFLNGKAIRVSIFLSVFNVHLNRCPIAGTIAYTAFEKGQMLPAYKPEAAKLNEKNFIGIENNNFRVLVVQISGLIARTIVSWVKTGDKVAKGEIYGLIKFGSCTEIYFPASCEVLVKPGDKVVGGITAVGRYAAASEN